In Chitinophaga nivalis, a single genomic region encodes these proteins:
- a CDS encoding S41 family peptidase produces the protein MKRFFFTCAAWLLAATSYAQDNALWLRYPAISPDGKTIAFGYKGDIYRVPVNGGVAVPVTIHEAQDMMPVWSHDGKYIAFASDRYGNFDVFVMPAEGGTPVRLTTNSAADYPYDFTPDNKQVLFGSARNAPAASIRFSSRLFANLYTVPVTGGRPVLLTAAGAEAAHYNSKGDQVIFQDRKGYEDPWRKHHVSSVTRDIWLYDLNKQTYEQISGYVGEDREPLFGNNNEVYYLSENGGISQNLFKVSLSDKGKMQQLTHFDKHPVRHLSRANDQTLCFTYNGEIYTLKEGGKPQQVAVKIFNDGRNAVEKRLPVSSNITEFALSPNGKELAIVARGEVYVTSVEGNMTKRITNTPQQERMIEWSPDGKKLLYAGERNGSWNIYQTTVVRKEEPYFYAATLLKEEPLIATAAEEFQPIFSPDGKDIAYIEDRNILKVYNLASGKSHTLLPKGNNHSYADGDWGFSWSPDSKWIVTDDQQGYYMVKNATVLSADGKGAPIYPLGSGFGEGATKWSADGKMLTWLNGREGRKSLAKQGSREVDVYGVFFDQEAYDKFILSKDEFNLLKETEENAKKQSGKDSAAAKKDTTTKTKFFRPDFNDLENRKVRLTINSASISDYILNKDGSKLYYLAAFEKGFDLWVTEPRTGDTKILAKLAGGYSSITLSRDGNNLFVINKGNVVKIDAASGKTTPVSVGGELELDLEAERAYILDHAWKQVKEKFYDPTLRNLDWKMYHDNYARFLPHISNNYDFQELLSEMLGELNGSHTGGRYSPQQPTGDNTAALGLLFDETYRKDGLKVDEVIGGGPFDRAGTKVKKGSIIEKIDGVTIDEKADWASLLNRKSGANVLVSVYDADTKTRWEETVKPITAGAEDRLMYKRWVSNMRKMVDKLSGGKVGYVHVEGMNDASFRSMYEEVMGKNRDKKALIVDTRFNGGGWLHDDLYNFLSGKRYLDFAPQGDRLKNGEPQGQWQSPSCVLMSEGNYSDAFIFPYIYKQGNIGKLVGMPVAGTGTAVWWEKQVDPTLIFGIPMIATIGKEGRPTENMQVEPDIRVPLRYEEFLAGKDAQLEAAVKQMLQEIK, from the coding sequence ATGAAGAGATTCTTTTTCACGTGTGCAGCCTGGCTGCTGGCGGCAACTTCCTATGCGCAGGACAACGCGCTGTGGCTTCGTTACCCCGCCATCTCTCCTGATGGTAAAACCATCGCCTTTGGTTATAAAGGAGATATCTACAGAGTTCCGGTAAATGGCGGTGTAGCCGTTCCCGTTACCATCCATGAGGCACAGGATATGATGCCGGTATGGAGCCATGACGGCAAATACATCGCTTTTGCCAGCGACCGTTATGGCAACTTTGATGTATTCGTTATGCCTGCGGAAGGCGGTACGCCGGTAAGGCTTACCACCAACAGTGCAGCGGATTATCCGTATGACTTCACGCCAGACAACAAACAGGTATTGTTCGGCAGTGCGCGTAATGCGCCTGCAGCCAGTATCCGTTTCAGTTCCCGCCTGTTTGCCAACCTGTATACCGTACCGGTAACCGGTGGCCGCCCCGTGCTGCTGACAGCAGCAGGTGCAGAAGCAGCGCACTATAACAGCAAAGGAGATCAGGTAATTTTCCAGGACCGCAAAGGATATGAAGATCCCTGGCGTAAACACCATGTTTCTTCTGTTACAAGAGACATCTGGCTCTACGACCTGAACAAACAAACCTACGAACAGATATCCGGCTATGTGGGTGAAGACAGAGAACCGCTGTTCGGTAATAACAATGAGGTATATTATCTCAGCGAAAACGGTGGTATCTCTCAGAACCTGTTTAAGGTATCGCTGTCGGATAAAGGGAAAATGCAGCAGCTGACGCATTTCGACAAACATCCGGTACGTCACCTTTCCAGGGCTAATGACCAAACACTTTGCTTTACCTATAACGGTGAAATATATACGCTGAAAGAAGGCGGCAAACCACAGCAGGTGGCCGTGAAAATATTCAATGATGGCCGTAATGCCGTGGAGAAACGTTTGCCGGTAAGCAGCAACATTACCGAATTTGCACTCAGTCCCAATGGGAAGGAGCTGGCTATCGTAGCCAGGGGCGAGGTATATGTGACCAGCGTGGAAGGTAACATGACCAAAAGAATCACCAATACGCCGCAGCAGGAAAGAATGATTGAATGGTCGCCCGATGGCAAAAAACTCCTCTATGCCGGCGAACGCAATGGCAGCTGGAACATCTACCAGACTACTGTAGTACGGAAAGAAGAACCTTACTTCTATGCGGCTACCTTACTGAAGGAAGAACCGCTGATTGCCACGGCTGCAGAGGAATTCCAGCCGATATTCTCGCCGGATGGAAAAGATATCGCCTACATTGAAGACCGCAACATCCTCAAAGTATATAACCTTGCTTCCGGTAAAAGCCATACCCTGCTGCCAAAAGGAAATAACCATTCCTACGCGGACGGCGACTGGGGTTTCAGCTGGAGTCCCGATAGCAAATGGATCGTAACAGATGACCAGCAGGGGTATTACATGGTGAAGAATGCGACTGTTCTGTCTGCAGATGGGAAAGGCGCGCCTATCTATCCGCTGGGCAGCGGCTTCGGGGAAGGGGCTACCAAATGGAGCGCCGACGGAAAAATGCTGACCTGGCTGAATGGCCGCGAAGGTCGTAAATCCCTCGCGAAACAAGGTAGCCGCGAAGTGGATGTATATGGCGTATTCTTCGATCAGGAAGCCTATGATAAATTCATCTTATCAAAAGATGAATTTAACCTCCTGAAAGAAACAGAGGAAAATGCGAAGAAGCAATCCGGTAAAGACTCCGCTGCTGCTAAAAAAGATACGACCACGAAAACCAAATTCTTCCGGCCCGATTTCAATGACCTGGAAAACAGGAAAGTGCGTTTAACCATCAACAGCGCTTCCATCAGTGACTATATACTGAACAAAGACGGCAGCAAATTATACTACCTGGCAGCTTTTGAAAAAGGATTCGACCTGTGGGTAACAGAGCCCCGCACCGGTGACACCAAAATACTGGCTAAACTGGCAGGAGGCTACAGCAGTATCACCCTGAGCCGCGATGGTAATAATCTCTTTGTCATCAACAAAGGAAATGTGGTTAAGATAGATGCTGCTTCCGGCAAAACCACCCCGGTAAGTGTGGGCGGAGAACTGGAACTGGATCTGGAGGCAGAACGCGCCTACATCCTGGATCATGCCTGGAAACAAGTGAAGGAGAAATTCTATGATCCTACCCTGCGTAACCTCGACTGGAAGATGTACCACGACAACTACGCCCGTTTCCTGCCGCATATCAGCAACAACTACGATTTCCAGGAATTGCTGAGCGAAATGCTGGGCGAACTGAATGGCTCCCATACCGGTGGCCGTTACTCTCCACAGCAACCTACCGGCGATAATACCGCTGCACTGGGACTGCTCTTTGACGAAACCTATCGCAAAGACGGACTGAAAGTAGACGAAGTAATCGGTGGCGGACCGTTCGATAGAGCTGGTACTAAAGTGAAGAAAGGTAGCATCATCGAAAAAATAGATGGTGTAACGATTGATGAAAAGGCTGACTGGGCATCGCTGCTGAACCGCAAATCCGGCGCCAATGTGCTGGTAAGCGTATATGATGCAGATACCAAAACACGTTGGGAAGAAACCGTGAAACCCATTACGGCTGGCGCAGAAGACCGGCTGATGTACAAACGCTGGGTGAGCAACATGCGTAAGATGGTCGACAAACTCAGTGGCGGCAAAGTAGGTTATGTGCACGTAGAAGGTATGAACGACGCCAGTTTCCGTTCCATGTATGAAGAAGTAATGGGTAAAAACCGCGATAAAAAAGCGCTGATTGTAGATACCCGCTTTAATGGCGGCGGATGGCTGCATGATGATCTCTATAATTTCCTGAGTGGTAAAAGATACCTGGATTTTGCTCCCCAGGGAGATCGGTTGAAAAACGGAGAACCACAGGGCCAATGGCAAAGCCCCAGCTGTGTGCTGATGAGCGAAGGAAATTACAGTGACGCCTTTATCTTCCCGTATATCTATAAACAAGGCAACATCGGTAAGCTGGTAGGGATGCCGGTTGCCGGTACCGGTACCGCTGTATGGTGGGAAAAACAGGTAGATCCTACCCTGATATTCGGTATCCCGATGATTGCCACCATTGGTAAGGAAGGCCGTCCGACCGAGAACATGCAGGTAGAACCGGATATCCGGGTGCCCCTGCGTTATGAGGAATTCCTCGCCGGCAAGGATGCCCAGCTGGAAGCAGCTGTGAAACAAATGTTGCAGGAAATAAAATAA
- a CDS encoding FAD-dependent monooxygenase → MHVETRPKHVLISGASIAGPALAYWLNKYGFKVTIIERQPALSRGGYRIDLRGVAVTIAEQMGIMPQIRQQQTFVRSATLVNKKGKEIATFHPDTWGMRMDKDLEIMRGDLAHILYEATRGEVSYIFNDSITSVLQHEDSVTVTFQRSAPRTFDLLVGADGLRSNVRKLVFGNESSYLRHLGFYISIFSLENYLQLDHGEMGYPLPGKLINVFNASRQQEAKAAFLFAAPPLTYDHRHPEQQMDIVTDYFRDAGWEAPRLLAAMRQAPDFYFDAISQVHMEQLWKDRVVLLGDAGYCPSPASGQGTSLAIIGAYVLAGELAKAQGDHTAAYSSYHRQMQPLIRLNQELGQTALKKMIARTKREVWIQAFFIRIMLRLPGRNWLFTRFLSKLQQQVNKAANGITPEDYRAYEQADR, encoded by the coding sequence ATGCACGTTGAAACCCGTCCCAAACACGTACTGATTTCCGGCGCCAGTATCGCCGGCCCCGCCCTGGCCTACTGGCTGAACAAATACGGATTTAAGGTCACCATTATAGAAAGACAGCCAGCACTTAGCCGCGGCGGGTACCGCATCGACCTGAGAGGAGTGGCCGTGACGATAGCCGAACAAATGGGAATTATGCCACAGATCCGGCAGCAGCAGACATTCGTCCGGTCGGCTACCCTGGTCAATAAAAAAGGGAAAGAGATCGCCACCTTCCATCCCGATACATGGGGGATGCGGATGGATAAAGACCTCGAAATCATGCGGGGGGATTTGGCCCATATCCTCTATGAAGCTACCCGCGGGGAGGTCAGCTACATTTTTAACGACAGCATTACCAGTGTGCTGCAACACGAAGACAGCGTAACGGTAACCTTTCAGCGCAGTGCACCGCGCACCTTTGACCTGCTGGTAGGCGCCGATGGCCTGCGCTCCAATGTACGGAAGCTCGTCTTCGGCAATGAAAGCAGCTATCTGCGGCACCTGGGCTTTTACATCTCTATCTTTTCCCTGGAAAACTACCTGCAGCTGGATCATGGTGAAATGGGTTATCCGCTACCCGGAAAACTAATCAATGTATTTAATGCCAGCCGGCAGCAGGAGGCAAAAGCGGCCTTCCTCTTTGCCGCGCCGCCGTTAACCTATGATCACCGTCATCCGGAGCAACAAATGGATATTGTAACCGATTACTTCCGGGATGCCGGGTGGGAAGCCCCCCGGTTGCTCGCGGCCATGCGGCAGGCGCCGGATTTCTATTTCGACGCCATCAGCCAGGTGCATATGGAACAACTGTGGAAAGACCGGGTAGTACTGCTGGGCGACGCCGGGTATTGTCCGTCGCCGGCATCGGGGCAGGGGACCAGCCTCGCCATTATAGGCGCCTATGTACTGGCCGGAGAACTGGCCAAAGCACAGGGCGACCATACAGCCGCATACAGTAGCTATCACCGGCAGATGCAGCCGTTGATCAGGCTGAATCAGGAACTGGGACAAACGGCCTTAAAAAAGATGATTGCCCGCACCAAAAGAGAAGTATGGATACAGGCATTTTTTATCCGGATTATGTTACGTCTGCCGGGACGCAACTGGTTGTTCACACGTTTCCTCAGCAAACTGCAGCAGCAGGTAAACAAAGCGGCCAATGGTATTACCCCCGAAGACTATCGGGCCTATGAGCAGGCAGACAGGTAG
- a CDS encoding S-layer homology domain-containing protein, which translates to MNLRTALALPAFILVLQPGNIYSKEKYSDARLPLVIVESRNGTGQAAAPKKKVSVARGIELIVKGLDLNINNIRFIKAPKATDYYVYANNKASYAPSLIIAANNGIQLERTVRLEKPLTREQFAQHLDEAILSTGDYVTNAMWLTIGDEAKFSQKALTAVQQLIKFNVVKLEKGNFRPKAFITEAEATEMIKRAAEFVQSPKEGKE; encoded by the coding sequence ATGAATTTACGTACAGCTTTAGCTTTACCGGCATTTATCCTGGTGCTGCAACCAGGAAATATTTATAGCAAGGAAAAGTATAGCGACGCCCGGTTGCCGCTGGTGATAGTTGAAAGTAGGAACGGTACCGGACAGGCAGCTGCGCCGAAAAAGAAAGTCAGTGTTGCCAGAGGCATTGAGCTGATTGTAAAGGGCCTGGATTTAAATATTAACAACATCCGGTTTATCAAAGCACCCAAAGCAACCGACTACTATGTGTATGCCAATAATAAAGCATCCTACGCGCCATCGCTGATTATAGCCGCCAATAATGGTATTCAGCTGGAGCGTACGGTACGTCTGGAAAAACCACTTACCCGTGAGCAGTTTGCGCAACACCTGGATGAAGCCATTTTATCTACCGGCGATTATGTTACCAATGCTATGTGGCTGACCATTGGCGACGAAGCGAAATTCTCCCAGAAGGCTTTGACAGCCGTACAACAGCTGATCAAATTCAATGTGGTGAAACTGGAAAAAGGTAACTTCCGCCCCAAAGCTTTTATTACAGAAGCTGAAGCGACTGAGATGATTAAACGTGCCGCTGAATTTGTACAATCTCCTAAAGAAGGCAAAGAATAA
- a CDS encoding MBL fold metallo-hydrolase — MSDKQLYLKPNVVIEPLVDRWYAWSHLISPATAAMNITGRHMNIMESFVMAPAIHVEAVLNPKMRGGPFMDIPEKRVNEVKAIQQQTLDKQQPLIQFSKAIKELDRLLAMEGKGFGMEALYEKVPEELKGYIELYYDRHNNPGFRFFEPLLYESKYYNKSMQSIALWVTDNDHRPFALSTPRLDEPNVLHLEIPFDHPGIDELARMKRNPKSLKDIKDLLGITPEQEPLFETLFTDTPPPPYQRYTGDKIRMRYFGHACILIETKDISILVDPLISYYGYDSEVTHYSDVHLPDKIDYVLITHNHQDHILFETLLPLRHKIRNIIVPHTNSGKLEDPDLKLMFNHIGFNNIVSMEEMETLRFSDSVITSLPFTGEHSDMNILTKACYLVRIGDFKLLFLADSRIVEPALYKHIQKSIGNVDVMFLGMECDGAPLSWLYGPLLTKKLSREQDNSRRLSGSDCDKGMSLINIFHPKEAYVYAMGQEPWVEFISSIKYTDESNPIVQSNRLVAECHQKDIIAERLFGEKELLYEKEASVAV, encoded by the coding sequence CGTCATATGAATATTATGGAATCTTTTGTGATGGCGCCGGCTATACATGTGGAAGCAGTGCTGAACCCTAAAATGCGGGGCGGCCCTTTCATGGATATACCGGAGAAACGTGTAAATGAAGTAAAAGCAATTCAGCAGCAGACACTGGATAAACAACAGCCATTGATCCAGTTTTCAAAGGCCATCAAAGAACTCGACCGGTTGCTGGCGATGGAAGGAAAAGGGTTTGGCATGGAAGCCCTGTACGAAAAAGTGCCGGAAGAACTGAAAGGATACATTGAACTGTACTATGACCGGCATAATAATCCCGGTTTCCGCTTCTTTGAACCCCTGCTGTATGAAAGCAAGTATTACAATAAGAGCATGCAAAGCATTGCACTGTGGGTAACAGATAATGACCACCGGCCTTTTGCCCTCAGTACACCGCGCCTGGATGAACCCAATGTACTGCACCTCGAAATTCCTTTTGATCATCCCGGCATCGATGAACTGGCCAGGATGAAACGGAATCCCAAGTCATTAAAAGACATCAAGGATTTACTGGGGATCACGCCGGAGCAGGAGCCCCTGTTTGAAACGCTTTTCACGGATACTCCGCCGCCGCCTTATCAGCGTTATACCGGTGATAAAATCCGGATGCGTTACTTTGGCCATGCCTGCATCCTGATAGAAACAAAAGATATCAGTATCCTGGTAGATCCGCTGATCAGCTATTATGGCTACGATTCAGAAGTAACCCACTACTCTGATGTGCACCTGCCGGATAAAATTGATTATGTACTGATTACCCATAACCACCAGGACCATATTCTGTTTGAAACATTATTGCCGTTACGGCATAAAATACGCAATATCATTGTACCGCATACCAACAGCGGTAAGCTGGAAGATCCGGATCTGAAACTGATGTTTAATCACATCGGCTTCAATAACATCGTGTCGATGGAAGAAATGGAAACCCTGCGTTTCTCTGACTCCGTGATTACCAGTTTACCTTTTACCGGTGAGCACAGTGATATGAACATCCTCACGAAAGCCTGCTACCTGGTTCGCATTGGCGACTTCAAGTTATTGTTCCTGGCTGATTCCAGAATTGTGGAGCCGGCCCTGTATAAACATATCCAGAAAAGTATCGGCAATGTAGATGTCATGTTCCTGGGAATGGAATGCGATGGCGCCCCACTGTCATGGCTATACGGTCCACTGTTAACCAAGAAGTTATCCCGTGAACAGGACAACAGTCGCCGGCTTTCCGGATCGGATTGCGACAAAGGCATGTCACTGATCAATATCTTCCATCCCAAAGAAGCTTATGTATATGCCATGGGACAGGAGCCATGGGTGGAATTTATCAGCAGTATCAAATACACGGATGAATCCAATCCGATTGTACAATCGAACAGATTAGTAGCGGAATGTCATCAAAAAGATATTATCGCAGAACGGCTTTTTGGAGAGAAAGAATTGCTGTATGAAAAAGAAGCCAGTGTAGCAGTCTGA